DNA from Pajaroellobacter abortibovis:
AGGGGGGATGGTTATACGGTTCAAACTAGATGATCAGATGGGGTGTTTTCCTAATATCTCTCGGAGGATGTGTGGGTCCTTCCCTGGAGAAGGGAGAACCTATCACCGTTCTGTCCGCTATGGAAGAACGGGATTGAAACAGGCGTGCAGCCTCTCTCCCGGGGAAGCAAGGCTTTGTTCGTCAATGGGTTAACCAGACTCAACAAGGTGTGTGGCGGGGTCCCATCAAGTGTTTATCCCTAGGTAACTTGAGGATCGATCATCAATTAGTCAGAGTCTTGCGGCGATATCGGATTCAAGAGATCGACTTGACGGGGGCTACATATTTGCTGGACTCTTTGAGAGTTTTGATGGGAGAGAGAACGATTCTCGCTGGAACTCTTGAGCGCATTCTGATCGATGAAATTGGGATCGATTATTTAAATTAAAGATTGACTACAAGTCGATTCGACGTGAATGAGCAAATATTATCCATTCTCCTGAGAGACAGGAAAGTATCGCTCGATTTGACCATTATGCCATGTATCGAAACGGAGAGGGATTGTCTTGAAAGACGGGCGGATATTTTAGTAACGGATTGGATTCATTCGGTGGCGAGGCTCTCGTATCAACCTCATGCTGACTCGAATACAAGTGCGGACCTTTTCTTGAGGCTTATGAAAGCTCAAGAGAGGCGGGTTACTCCGATGCAGATCGAGTTTTTGTTCTCCATGGATCCGGTAGAGCTGGAGCAGATAAAGCGCTTGCTTCGTCCTACACGTTGCAGAATGCTGTTGTGAGATTGTGGACGTATTACCGCGTGGATTGGTCTGATTGTTTAGTAATGCAAAAGGTGGGCGATATCCGATACGCCAAAACGAGATTCAGAGGATTGAGTCGGGAAAGTGTGGCGCTTTTGTTCAATTCGTTTTGCGGTCTCAAATCAGTGGAACATAAGACAGTAAATACAGGCAATGATCTATATCATGAAACGATATCTCGACTGGAGGCTTTGTCGATTGAGGAATTGAAACTCGGGTCTCGATTTAGCAAAGGGGTATTCGATGGGACCCGTTACTGGCCTCGAACTCATAAAAGGATTTCTTTGGGAGACCCTGAGGGTGGTTCCTTAACGACAGATGGTGCGTTGGATAAACTGTGGCAGGGCATTTTCTTTCGAGAAGTTGGTCTTGTGTGGAGATGAGTTTAGCGGTGAAGGAATTCAAAAGTTGATCGCTGGGGGTTGTCTTCATTCCCTGAGGCAGGCATTCCTTAGGGGGAATCGAGTCACGGATGATTTGATCACGCTTTTCTTTTCTCACGCAGCATCTCCATGGAAAGTGTGGTGATAGTGAATATTAGAAATTAGAACACTCCCTAAGGAATACTGCTCTGATTAGCCTTGGACTCGGATGGTGTAGGTCAGTTTAGCAATGTTTTTGAGGACATTGGGGACCCGCTTGAACAGATTAATGGAAGGGGGTCGTTTCTCTACAATACGCACTGGGATCTCTTGAATCCGTTTGTGAGCGCGGTCAGCTCGAATCACCAATTCGCTTGCAAAAACGTCTTTATCCGTAACGCAGGCATGGACAATATCGAGCAGTGCCGAACGACGGAATGCCTTAAGACCGTGAGTATCTGTCCCTCGAAAACCAAGCATCAGTTTGAGGAGATTGCAGTAGGCTTGGCTTGCTAGATGCCGGATGAGAGGGCGTTGATCTTCCGCACCCAACACCAACTTTGAACCTACCACAAGTTCGATGGAGTGTGTTTGAAGAAGGGTGATGGCCTCCTGATAGAAGTGAACATCTCCTAAATCGATCTCGTCGCAGATCACGAACTCCCCTTGAGCGGTTAAAATCCCTTGTTTGAGAGCATTGCCGTAGTTGGGCTCGACGAGGCTGATCAGGCGGATGATTCCTTTTCCATGGGTGGTTTGTTGATTGATCAGATCATGGGCGATGGAAGTGGTTTGATCTTTAGAGCCGTTCTCCGAGAGGATAATCTCATAAGTCCATGGATAAGCTTGTAATCGCTCCTGCAAATCGACAATTGCTGTGTGGAGGATCGCTTCTTCGTTGTGGATGGGGATGATAATGGAGATGGTTGGTGTATCAAGGGTCATGCGGCTCCTATAGGCTCAGAAGGGTCTTGGCTTTTTGCGCTGCTTCTTGTCCAAAGAGGAGTGCATCCTCCATGGAAGAATAGTTCCATCCCCCATAGCGTCCTCGAGCGAGAATAGCGTGTTCTTCATAGAATGGGTGAAGAACACGTAAAGCGGGGAAATAGGCGTGATTAAAAATCACATAAGCGTAGTCAATTTTCCGAGGGCGTACAAAATGAATATCATTTGGAGACTGAATGAGTTTCATTTCGATCATGCCTTGAATCACTTGAGGGGTGAGCTGATCGAGATTGGGCTCTTCTCGATTGACAAGCTCTACATAGAAACAAGCATGGCCAGGGGGGGCAAGTGCAGGACTAAAGTGCGAGTAACAACCGATGCGGTAAAAGGGATATTTTTCCTCAGGTACATAGATCCAATGATAGTCATTTCCTGATGGGCAGGAGGTTGCAACGTCCAGGTAGTACAGTCCATTCCAGCGCAATTGTTGATTGGCTTGGATGATCTCTGGAGTAGAATGGTCCAACAGTTTCCCGAGGACGGGAAGAGGAAGGGTGGCGATCAGCACTTGATACCGGACCTGCTCATCTTCAAAAAATAGGATCTTTTGACGGAAATCGATTTTGTAGGGGGCTCGCATGTATTCGATCTCTGGAAGTGTACGCGCCATTCCCTTGGTCAGTTCTCCTATCCCTTCTTTGGGATAGAGAAAGTTGGCATTGTATCCGAGTTCTTGGTGCTGTAGGCCAACTGCCCCTGCGATAACGTCTTCTACTTTCGGGATGGGAACGAATCGTTGACACCACTCGGCTGTGATTTCTTTTGGATGGACTCCCCAGAGGCGACGATTGTAGGGGATCATAAAATGTTTGCTGAACCCTTCTCCAAAATGGAGGTGGCAGAATTCTTCAAAATTGGTTGGCTGCTCTTGCTTTTTCTCGAGTAGGGTTTTGATAAAACCGAGCAGGCATTCTTGAGCTATATCAGGAGGCAATCCGTAGGTGTTCGCTTGGAAGGGATAGCGTGTGTAGGTCCCGTGAGACCAAATGCGCGAATTACGTTTAATTTGGAGGCATTCCCCCTCTATCCATTCCAGCGCGAGCTTGCGCATTTCAGGATTTTTCAGGTGGAGGAGGTGTCCAGTCCGATCGAACCGAAAGCCGTGTTCTTCAAGGGTAATCGCGTGCCCTCCTGGATAGCTCTGACTTTCAAAGATGCGAAAAGGGATACCAGCAAGCTTGAGATGATAAGCAGCTGACATGCCGGTTAGGCCAGCGCCGAGGATTGCAACGGGGATAAAATGAGCGGAAGAGGCCATTTGCGTATAGAATAGTAAGCATACCGCTATCAAGGCTGCCTCTATTGATAAAGAGAAAAAGGAACATTGTTGAAACAAGAGTCCTTGCTTTTCCTCTTCATCCATACTTTCGTGAAGACAAGAACTGGAGAAACATTATGGCAGAAGGATTAAATAAAGTCATACTGATGGGAAACCTCGGTGCAGAGCCGGAACTGCGTGTCACTGCAGGTGGGGAGGCGATTCTCAAAATGCGGTTGGCAACCACGGAAGTTTATTTGGATCGGACGAACACCAGGCAAGAGCGGACTGAGTGGCATTCCGTGACGATGTGGGGGAAAAGAGGGGAGGCTCTTGCCAAGGTGCTTTCTAAAGGCTCAAGCGTTCTGATAGAAGGATCATTGAGGACGTACAGCTATGAGAAAGGGAATGAAAAACGATATCGAACAGAAGTCATTGCTAACCGCCTGGTTTTCGTAGGCTCAAAGGGGCGCAGCGCTCCTCCCGATCAGGAAGAAGGTGCTCGAATGGATACATCGAACTCCCATTTGAAACATACGCCTCCCTCTTCAGATGCCGATTTTGATGACTTTGGGGCACCCCACGGAGGATTTGGAGAGCAAGATGAAGATATCCCCTTTTGAGTCAAGGAAATAGGAGGAAGGGTGGGATGTTTGGAGATAGGCGTTGGTATGTAGGGAAATCCATTGCGAAGGTGCAAAAGAATCGCTACAAAAGATCGTATTCATTTAAAACAAAGGGCCAATCATGAAAAAAGGAATTCACCCTGAATATCTCCCTTCGCGTGTTGTCTGTGCATGCGGTGATACATTTGTCACCCGATCTACGCGAGGTGACATGATGGTAGATGTATGTGGAGTTTGCCATCCTTATTATGCGGGGACCCAGAGATTAGTTGATGCTGCTGGACGTGTGGATAGGTTCCGCAAGCGCTACCAAAGCAAGTTTGGAAATATAAAAGAAGCATGAGCGAAGAA
Protein-coding regions in this window:
- a CDS encoding glycosyltransferase codes for the protein MTLDTPTISIIIPIHNEEAILHTAIVDLQERLQAYPWTYEIILSENGSKDQTTSIAHDLINQQTTHGKGIIRLISLVEPNYGNALKQGILTAQGEFVICDEIDLGDVHFYQEAITLLQTHSIELVVGSKLVLGAEDQRPLIRHLASQAYCNLLKLMLGFRGTDTHGLKAFRRSALLDIVHACVTDKDVFASELVIRADRAHKRIQEIPVRIVEKRPPSINLFKRVPNVLKNIAKLTYTIRVQG
- a CDS encoding protoporphyrinogen/coproporphyrinogen oxidase codes for the protein MFQQCSFFSLSIEAALIAVCLLFYTQMASSAHFIPVAILGAGLTGMSAAYHLKLAGIPFRIFESQSYPGGHAITLEEHGFRFDRTGHLLHLKNPEMRKLALEWIEGECLQIKRNSRIWSHGTYTRYPFQANTYGLPPDIAQECLLGFIKTLLEKKQEQPTNFEEFCHLHFGEGFSKHFMIPYNRRLWGVHPKEITAEWCQRFVPIPKVEDVIAGAVGLQHQELGYNANFLYPKEGIGELTKGMARTLPEIEYMRAPYKIDFRQKILFFEDEQVRYQVLIATLPLPVLGKLLDHSTPEIIQANQQLRWNGLYYLDVATSCPSGNDYHWIYVPEEKYPFYRIGCYSHFSPALAPPGHACFYVELVNREEPNLDQLTPQVIQGMIEMKLIQSPNDIHFVRPRKIDYAYVIFNHAYFPALRVLHPFYEEHAILARGRYGGWNYSSMEDALLFGQEAAQKAKTLLSL
- a CDS encoding single-stranded DNA-binding protein, producing the protein MAEGLNKVILMGNLGAEPELRVTAGGEAILKMRLATTEVYLDRTNTRQERTEWHSVTMWGKRGEALAKVLSKGSSVLIEGSLRTYSYEKGNEKRYRTEVIANRLVFVGSKGRSAPPDQEEGARMDTSNSHLKHTPPSSDADFDDFGAPHGGFGEQDEDIPF
- the rpmE gene encoding 50S ribosomal protein L31, translating into MKKGIHPEYLPSRVVCACGDTFVTRSTRGDMMVDVCGVCHPYYAGTQRLVDAAGRVDRFRKRYQSKFGNIKEA